ttgttcttctgGTCCTGTGATTCACCTACAAGGTCTCAGGCGCACTGACCCCTTCGAGCTGGCTGCCCAAAGTGCCCACACAAGTCCATGACACTACATTTTATCTCCATGAAGCAGTGCTGCAACTGAATAGCTCAGCTGCTTTCAAACTGCTTATTCTGCCAAACTATAAAccatgattttaaatgtttgtctgagAATTATGTCTCAATGTGTTTGattatgtatgttttatgtttatgtatgatttttttacttaaaagttGCTATACTTTAATATTCCCCTTTGCCTGGATACATATACCAGAGGTTTTATAAAGTGGGCGTCTCTGCAGGAAAAGCTTGACTACCTGTTAGTTTAAAGCTGAGTTTTTTCTTAATTCTTGGACACCAATGGGATCATGATTGTGTTACTTGATCCCATCAAACCCAATATTGGGACAAGAGTCTGTCATTGGCCACAGCTTTAAActctcatcacacacattttagtttCTCAAATCCCATGTGGTGCCACTTGGACATCATCTTCAGTGAATGTCCCACGTCATAGGGTTTTCTTCAGGTCTTTGATCATCAGACACCTGGGCTAACCAGCTGGGTGTGATAAGTACTCGACTTGTGTCCAAGTGGCGCGTAACACCACGGATCACCCTTCTTGACCAGCAGCCACCTTGATTCTTTTTCAGCTTCATGTATTATGTTTTTggtgctcctctctcctgcaaCCCCCTGATTCATGGATGATCTCCTTTTGATAACTGATGTAATAACTAGGCTTATGTAATGTCTTTCAGTTCCATTCACTGAGCCTCCCTGGAGCAGCCCAGCTCGCCTTTGATAAcctctgaaaataaaagaaacgaAAAATCAgcaatacaaaaaacaatacaatactaAGTGTACCAGCGTCCTTTTCAAATTACACTGATAAAACATCCAAATAAGTACATATGTATATAAGCACATTTGTAATTAATAAATTTTACTTATGAGTTTTTACAAACAGTCGGACACAGGAAGAAactttaattttccatttgCCTTTTGCACGGTTTGTCCCTCACCAGGCTTCATACTCCACAGCGTTGTTGCCATGGAGACTGAAGTGCCTACTAGACGCGAAAGGAGCTTGTTGTGCATGCTAGCAGGAGTTTAATTATCTTTGACGTGCCTAGATAAACAGCATTTGGGGTTTTATCGATAATAACAACGTCTTTAGATAACTTTGTGACCACAAATGTTGTAACTGTGTGTAAACGTTAAATCCTGAAGAGTGGCAGACGGTTTAAAGCCATGGACCAGCCCAATGAAGTGTGTGACACCATCATGCGTGAGCTAAACGATCTAGTGCTGTCTGATACTGATGAAAGTAAAGAGCAGCTGAGTTTTTCCTCTCACGAAGAGGTATGTATGACGTTAGCCTCCAGAACACTGAAATAGAATCATTAAATTAATGAACAGATAACGTTAATATAACATTCAGCGGACAGGTGATATTGACAGCAAGCTAAACGTAAGCTAGCAGTTTATGTCTTGGGTTTTTAGCATGTATTTTACGtgggctattttttttatttttgtatttttaatataatttcttATAGCGTATTTTCAAGTCTTTAAGGTTTTAAGTTAGCCTCAGGGGCGAAAAAGTCTAAGGGGAAGTTTCAACGTTTCCTTCATCACAAGTTATTGTTCATTGCATTtgtataaaatacatttttaagccATATAAATTAGACTTTTAAAGCAAATGACAACTGAGAAGTAGCCCCTGGGATGCTCAACAGGACAAGGGGCAGATAACGGATGTGTTATGGACACTTTTGGAATGCAATCTATGAATACTAATTGCAATTCGTTATATAGGctaatacattttcatgtaacCAGTCAGTCAAAGCTTCACCATGCTCATGTTTCAATTTCTATGTAGCAGACAAGTCAATCGGTCCCAATCAAGTCCCAAGTCACTTTTTTGGGCGGGAGGCCAAGTAAAGTAATGTCAAGTGGAGTCACAGGTCGAGTCAAGTCAAGTCCTTAGTTTAGCCAAGTCAGTCCCATGATTCCCCCTCAAGGTCCTGCAGTCTTGCCTACAGTATTCTGTGCTTTTTAGAGAAAGGACAAAGTCCTATATACAAGTACCTTGctaataatgatattattggCCACATTTTCTAATCTCTTTTAGAGTATAacaattaatatattttttgagTATTCAGTGAAGTACatttaatgatataaaataaataacataatgaaagcttatttatttcttaatttcgtcaaaatcagaaatacttcaacattttttatatttcatcaaaataaaacaaacacagagaagtcATTCTAGTCATCATGTCTCTAGTCTTTAACTTCCAAGTCACTTCGAGTTGAGtgtcaagtcatttattttctgtcaagtcaaGTTACAAATTCACATCTTTGCTATGTAGATAGAAGACTGAATATCCTTAACCATTATTGTATTCTGACAATAGGGGTTCGATGACATTCCACCATCACTGCTCAGCTACTTTGAAATCTcaaaaagcagagcagcagtctgTGAGAGGCTCATCCTTGAGGACCTTGAAGGtacaacattttgtttaataGCAAGTACATCATGCAACATCCTGCTGTTAGAGGCTTCTCTGTGGTAGACGAACATGGCACCTTCACTATTCTATCAATAAATTGTGCTGTATTTCAAGATATTTATGATAAAAAGATCACCAAATGATGCCATGATAGAGATTGTTTTCCATGATAATGGGTCATAcctggttttcttttaattgcttGTCAGACTTCACTGTATCACACCACCCTGAGGATGTGACGATCTTGTCCATTGGACACGATAAGGACATGATGAAACTGAATGAGCAGGTAAATGCTTCTTTTAACGGGTCCCTAAACATCTCAGTACATTCGGTTCATGAATTGTGGAAAACTAGTCTTAATCTATGTTCTCCTGATGCAGGTCATTTGTGACCCAGAAAATGAAGAGAACGGCATTTCCTCTGACACCCACCTTCTTGCATctacagaaacagagacactgtCAGACAGGCTTTGTACTCACAATATGTCACTGTGTTCGAACAATGAAGGTACAGAACATGGTTGTTCGGCTGAAAATAAGTGAAATGCAGGATAATTTTGGAAACgtaaaaaagtaatataaatcTAATAGACATGATAAAATCTTTCACAGTATGTACTTGATAGACAGCACAATGTAAATTTAAAGTGACTGACATATTAATATATTGTATGGAAGTTGATGCTAAATTatatttctttcctctctttttcattGCACTGTTGAGGCCTTGCTGAAGGTCTGATCATCTGGTTTGATAAAACTTCTTTGGTGATAGAACAGCTGCCCACAAGAGGTCACTGTTGTCCTCTTTTTGCTTTCATTATTGACAGTCGTGTGGCATAGTAATAATAAAGATCATTGTCTTTTGAAGAGATAATGAAGGGTTAAATTTTATCAGTGGTTATAACTTTGAGGGTAATGAGGCTTTTTGGCTGCATGTCTGGCATTGATATGTtttataaacataaaacagttatgtatatatatatattttaatgctgTAGCTGATGGAAATTGACAGTTTTAAAATTTTGACAGACTGCAACTGTTACACTAGTTCAGTTTCAAATACACTTGGAAGAGTGATGGTAAATTCCTGCTGACCTGCTCAAGTGCTGCCAAAATCatgggaaagaaaataaaagggaTGACTTGCTCAAAGGGAGCCAAATTTGAATGTGCATGTTTTGCTTGATAAGAAACTAAAAGAGCCTTATATTTTTGTACACAGATGAGGAGCATTTGCTGTTTGAAACGAGGACCCTCGACATCTCACTGAATGGCGTGGAGAGAAAGACAATGAGTGAGTACGAGGAAGAGCGAAAGAAACAACAGTATGAAGAGATGAAGctggaagaaaacaagagacaaaTTGAAAGAGACttccaggaggagctgaggaagatAATGGAAGCAGAAAAGGTGACTCACTCTGGACTGTCTTTACTCAACATGATTACTTGttataattattttcaaataaagcACATGTAGTTTTTGTTAAGCATTTCAGCTGAGCAAATGTTTAATCCCCCACTTTGTAGGGATTCCtcataaattaaaacagaaccTGGAACTTCACATATGTCTAAAAATAGATGTTATAATCAGGGAAGCGACAACTTGCAGAAAGAGCAGTCCAGCTTGAGTGCTTTTTAGAAGGATGCTGCATCCttgatttttaagaaaaattattctgtggagagagagaagatccAAAGAAGACACATGTATTCTCTGACAACATGATTAATAGTTGGTTGACAGAAAGCAAGTTGCCAGCAAGAGAGAAATGATTGCTGTCTGAATGAAGGCATCAGAGAGAATTTATATCAAGTTTATTCTTTCATTGTATCTCTCTGTATCCAGCTGCATCAGAAGGAAATTGAGTTGATGGAGAAGAGAGCTCAGGAAAAACTTGAACAGGAGTTTCTGCTCCAGCAGGTAGGCTTGAATCTTCTTgtcacattttcactgtttgtcCACCTGCCAAGGCCACCGCTGGTTGTTGCCAGTCCTGAAACttacaagcagaaaaaaaatatttcattatttcaacaaTATGGAATCAGCACATAATGTGGACAACCAACTGCCATTTTGAGTGTGTTGAGTGTTTCAATTAAGAAGTTCTTACCTTAAATACCAGACTATAATGACCATCATTTTGTGTTCATAGTTCAGTATTCCTCTTTAGGTTTTCAGGCTTTACGTGCCTGCAAGTAAATGTTTCTAATGAAATGGGACAACTTGCTCTGTTGTATTGACTTGTAATGATTCACCATTTTTAGGAACTGATCAGCAACTTACAGAGACGAGTGACggaagagaggagggtgagggaagaggagcagaatagaataaagaggaaaagagaagaggagaaagtgaagatggaggcagagaggaaaagaatggaggaagagagaaagatgagggaagaagaagacaagaggaaaagagaagaggagaaagttaagatggaggcagaaaggaaaagaatggaggaagagagaaagatgagggacgaagaagacaagaggaaaagagaagaggagaaagttcagatggaggcagagaggaaaagaatggaagaagagagaaagatgagggaagaagaagacaagaggaaaagagaagaggagaaaattaagatggaggaagagaggaaaagacaagaggaagagaggagaatcagggaagaggagcagaggaggatgaaggaagaGATAAAAATAGAAGAgatgaaacttaaaaaagaggaagaggaaagagggaggttggagagagaggaaaaatggagagaagaggagcaaATCAAGATTGATTGGGaaaggaggaagctggagaatGAGGTCAGAATGATGCAGgaggaacaaaataaagaaatgggAGAAGACatagagaggaaaaaggaggaagaggaggaaaggaaaagagaagaggaggaaggaagtaAGATAGAAGAGGCAACGAAGGAAAtggaaaagatggagacagagagaaaaatgatgaTAGAAATAAGACTGAAGAAGGAGGACAAGggcagaaagaggaaagagagaaaagacaaagaggggaGAGTAACTAAAGAGACTGAGGAGTGGAAGGAACAGGTCGGGgtgacagaaaaggaaaaggaagctAATGATAGAAAAAAGATGGCTCAGGAAAAGATGGATGAAGAAATGAGGAATGGggatgaaaatggaaatgtagaTGAAGAAATAATACTTGAAAGGAAAAAGTCAGACAAAATGTATAGAAAAAGGttagaggaggagaaagacagaaaaaacatggaggaggaaaaggatcCAAAGGAAGTGGTTAGAAACCAGGAAGgggaaaatagaaaaattaaAGAAGAACAAAGACCCATTGTagaggatgagaagaagaatACAGATGTAAGGAAaatagaagaggaagaaggggtAAGGAGGCAGACGGAAAAGATGAGGAGACTGAGGGTTGAAGACAATTACAAAAAATCAGAGGAAGACATGAGGCTCAGGGAAGAAAATAATTTGGACAACAGGAAGATGGAACATGAGcgcaaaacaaaagatgaacaGAATAAGCGGGAAGAGGTTGACAAAACAATGGGAGAAGAAATGAGAATCAAAGAAAAGGAGATAAGCAAAAACAGAATGATGCAGGTTTGGGGAAAGGAGGTAAATGTGGTAAAAGCACATGAGCtgcaagagaaaagagaagaacgCAGCATGAAAGGTCGCAATGAGAAAAAACATACAGATAAAAGAGAAAACTCCTCACCACGAGAAGACAGCacctcctggtcctcctcaAGCCTCAAGTCCTTACTTTGCCCTGATGGTACTAAGGCCATACCACAACAACAAGACCTATACAAGAAGATCAGTCAGACCTCTGCAAGGCCTTCCACTGGGTCTGTTTCTCTACCTGTGTGCCTCCCcgagcacacagagcagaggaggctgtCATGGATGAAGGACTGCATCCCCTGGTCTAAACTCTCCCTCCAGAACAGGAGGAAGCAGAAAGGATCCTTCCGTAGTCGGAGAGGGCTGAGGAGGGCAGCTGAGTCTGCCGGCAGTCTGCCGCCTCTGTGCCCAGAGTCTCTGCTTCAGTCCACAGGCTGGAAATCTCTGCAAGAGGTAAATACTCAAATcgaaaatcaaaaatataatgtttttaaatttaatgaCATGTGCCCAGGGATGTCTCGCATGCCAACTTAATAAAATCTGAGAAAACTCCTGAGCGCTGAAGCATCATTGTCTCTCTTTCAGGTGACCACAGTGACCATGGAGGACTTGCCTGGCTGTAGCTTATCCACTCTCGCCCAGTGCACTCAGCTTCGGTCCCTCAGCCTCAGACGCTGCAGCCTCAAATCCCTAGAAGGCATCAACCACCTACCACAACTCTGCTACATCGATGTACAGGTGGATACTCAGTCAATACATGATTACCACTCTTTACCACTCACCTCTCAAGTGAATTCAAGTAATCCAAGATCTTTACCTATTTCCATTTTGTACCGTTGAATAGTGCAGATCTCTGGCAGTGTTGGTTAAATATCACCtcaattgtgtgtgttttgctttgtctGGTCACAGGAAAATGACATCTCTTTTATCAACTGTGAAAACATGATCTGTTTACGAGTTCTTAAGCTCGGACACAACAAGCTGACGTCCATCCACGGTTTAGCTGGTGCTGAAAACTTGGACGTTCTGCACCTCTCACACAACTCCATCACCCGCATTGGTAGGAATCTGAAAGTGAATGTAATGTGAACCTTGCCAAGTCTGTAACACTCCACAAGggagcagcagctctctttttttcagtcccGGTCTTCCCTCACTCTTCTGCAAAGTACAttgaaaagtgatttatttactGAAGTAGACATGGGCCCTGAAGCCAAAGTCATAAAAAGATATCGGCCAGGCAAAAGGTTAAACACATTGAATGGTACATTCAGCTACTCTTAACATAGTTCTGTGACTCATGAACTCATAAAAATGGAGGGGTCATTTCAACGTAGGTTTTTTTAGACATGCGCATGCCTTATTTAGTGCCTATATGCAGATTGACCTGTGTTGTTTTCCTACCTCAATAAGTGGCTTCTCTTTTCTGCCTCATCCCTAGCTGGTCTGGAGTCTGTGAGGAGACTGCAGAGGTTGTCAGTGGATCACAACCAGCTCATCAGCACCAAAGGGCTGAGGGATGTTTACACTCTGCTCCACCTGGACTGCTCACacaatcacctgccaagtgtgGAGGGGCTGGAGAACAGTGCTCTGCTCAACACACTGGACCTGAGAGCCAACAGCCTtactgaggtaaaaaaaaaaaagtgtatagAAACTGATTTAGATGTGTACCTCCACAGGTTGTATTGAATTTACCCAAAATCATTCCTTTTTCATCTTGTAGGGATGTAAACAATAatacttttcttctttttctttgctgaaacaaaatctgaaaatatatttgtttatcGTTTTTAAGTAAAAACCCTAAATTTACTTTCTGAACAGGATTCTGTTTAGAAAGGTAGCTATTATGATAACCTCTTATATGGTTTCAAAGCTTCAAAATAGAAGCTTGAAAGGGTTACAGATACATTTGAGCTGATCTGTTTAAAttaacagaggaagagagagttgGAGAGTTATCGCTTTGAGCAGATCACAGTTGAATAGATTATCTTGACAAAACCACAGGCTGCTGTTTGGCAGTTCTGTTTGCAACAGATTTCCCACTGACTCTATAAATTAACGCCATGACGACTTATAGAACATGTCcaatgtttacatttcttgaggaaaaatgactaaaacaacCTCTGAGGTGAagacatttccacaaaaaatGATGTTTCCAAATCTCTGCAACCAAACAGGGGTTGCAGTtttaaatggatggatgaaatgAAGGAACATCACATGTTCCATCAGTCAAACAAAATTGCCTTTTTTGATCCAAAAAGGACTTGATGTAACAAGttgtgaataaattaatttttgACCTGCAAATAAGAGACCCATTAGCCTTAAGCATGATGTGGATTCTTGAATTTGTGAGTTGCACAGGGTGCGTCTAAACTAAGAAAAGACATGCAAAACAGTCAACATGCACATTACCAGGGCTCTATCTTGCAGACTTAAATCAAATGCACTAATTGATGTTATTAGCTCAGTTAATCAGTATCTTCTGTTTGAATATTCCATGAACATTCTCTCCAAATCATGTTCATGGAACATGAACTGAAGcgtatttttctcttcttttataGCGTAATTCACTCGTAATGGCTTAACAAGGCAAATTTAAGAAAGAGAATACGAAATACATGCAAAATTAAGGCacataaatacaaagaaaaattatatcattatatgCAACTTTAGTTTTTCCTGAGGCACCCCTTGATCGCAGCAGATCTTAACTTCTGGCACACAATGATGACTATGAACACAGTAGGGCAAAAACTACTGACAGTGATGGACGAGGTCATTTAGACGTCTCTTggccagcagccacagcagcagtgtaaaGTTAGTCTAACCCCACAGTTTGACCAGTGTTAACTGTCAACTTCACCCTGTTCGTCCATCAGCCCCCCAGTCTGAACAACCAGGTCCTCCTCAGAGAGCTGCATCTTGACGACAACAGCATCTCCTCCCTGCAGAGCCTCACTGCCTGCTGGCTTCCCCTCCTGCAACATCTCTCTGTGGCCCAAAACAGGTACATTCCTCTAGTTCATGGCCTGTTAtgttacagaaacacaaagaagaaaataacacatATTGAAATTTTTGCCTGTGCTCTTTTTTAGTAGTTTGATATGGAAAATGTAAACTCCACTCACTTCATTCAGACTGTGTCTGCACTAAACAGCTACATGACTGTTATTTAAAGATGGAGTGTAAAACTTTCAAAAGGTCAaaatttgtctctttgtttgcTAGAATTACCCAGCTGCCCTCTGTATCTGATTTGGTGTCCCTTGAAAATCTGGATCTTCGATTCAACTGCATATCAGGTAACAGATTGTCTTCATTAAACAGATGGTTTAAATCCAATATCTTCATTGTAAATGCTGACCAACTGTGCATGTAATGTGGACAAATTCAAAGCCTATGTAGTTTTatcttctgttttctgactgaactattgattttatattttgttgataTTAAGCAGCAGTatacaaagcagctaacattgaaaatttgtatagtggcgctgagctagcagtatagcgaCGCTGCACCtccgttccattgtctgggcAGAACCCTGCTCTGGAACTGGTCACTGGTGAAAgtaatactgaaaaaaacaaaacaaaacattgagtAAACAAAGTTGCTTTCCCACATTTCCCTCAGAGCtccagactgtgtgtgagagtcttGAAGGATGTCACCTCCTACAAAAGGTCCACCTGACAGGGAATCCACTTCAGCAAGAGAGTGGCTGGAGGTAAGGCGAGAGCTGGGTGGAGGAGGTTGAGCAAAATAAATGGGCTAGTGTTTTGCAGGATCTAAACATAATGTTTTGTAATCCGTATGCATCTCCTTGCATGATGAATCGGGCAGTGCTTTATTGAAGTGcgcttttacatttttgggatGGCATTTCACTTTTAGCTCCTCTGAGTACTTGTTAAAGAGTTTCAAATCAAGATGTTGTAACTAGAAATTTCCGCAGTGCTTTCAAAAAATTCTTTGGACAGAAGTCCTAGTTTCAGCTTCCTTTGCTGTGTAACATCACTCGCAGTGATGGATGTTCAAAGGAGCATACCAGTGAAAAGCCAGTCTTTCTCTGTTGGCTCAGGTAGTGTAAACATTCCAGAAGAGCACAGGCCTTCCTGTCCACTTCCCAGGATTAGCACTGTGATCCGCGTCCGCTATTAGATTACGGCGATGTGCCACCGACACCTGCATGTACGTACGTTGCACTAAGTGCTCCTAATTCCCAAAATAttgacacaacagaaaaatcaaTTATCCTTTCAGTGTCAATTTGCTCATTCACTTATCTTGCCTAACTATTTCACCGATGTGAAGACAGTTGCTGTGAGTTTATATGAAAAATATGCAATGACCGCTTATTTTCTTCATGCTTCTATTGGCCTGTAATGAGCAATGATGTCAGCTGATAGAAGTTTGCAAAGTTGTTTAGCTCCTCAGAGCTACTCACACCCATTTagcaaaatgtccaaaaatgaaATCTATACTTTGTTTGCCCGGCCCAAAaccctgttttccttttccatgACCCGTGTTTCAGTTAGAAAATTCTTTTATAGGTTGTTTTGTTAACAGTATGTACATTGTTGTATTTAGGAAGTTTCATCAGTAATTTACCATCAAAATCACACGTATAAGGTGTTGAATGCTGGTTGCACTTGTAATATTCCCACCTTATGCACTACCAGGAATTTGGGTCAATAATGCTATCCgtctgaacatttctgatttttaatttgTAGATGTTCTTGTGTAGTGTGACATTCTCTATccaaaaaactgaacatttaacTGGACATTTAACCCTTCTTAAGCCTTAACTGAAACATTACCTCAATTTTTCATTGAACTTTACCTAACCTCCAGTGCCAACAGTGGAATTAACCCTCTGTATTTCCACACTCATGCCGTGGCCCTTTCATCCCGAGCCAGTGATAACACGGGCTAAATTAAAGCACCAAAAGCAAAGCTCTAAGAATTACGCTCCCTGTAGGCAGCCCGTGATCCAGGAGACGactaaagaagaaaacactgggTCTGATTAATCAGGGCCACTTTAAGAGCATGTGTTTTGGAGGAAGTCTTCACTAAATGAAATACGGACTTGTGCTCATACAGGCTGGggaaggaggatgaaggaaTGTGTGCAAAGCACAGCGTTTCCCTCAGAGAGGAGGTTGAAATTTATATCAATTTAGGAAAGGTTCAGGTTCAGGCCCAAGTCTAGTCAAAGTAGACATAGCTATAGGGAGGAGAGagattcatcttcatctttagcATCTAAATTGTGATGTGATGCACCCACCTTCTTCTGAATAATTATAAGTTATTTATCTAGTTAAGTTCAGAGACCCTGAAAAACTCAGTGTTCCCAGTTCTTTAACTGGAATCATCCAAACATCCACAACTGATGGCATCTAATTGTTTTGTACATAATCTGCCTTCTCCCAAGTGTGTCTAAGTGGCGTTGGTTCCTGAATTGAATTACTTTCCCCACCTCAATGAGCTCATGTAACGATCAAAAGGTCGTATTTAGGTTTGGAGCTTCATTTGAAGACAGCCATCCCGACAACATGCCCAAAGGGTTGGAATCTAATCCCGATCTGTGTTGGAGAGACCAAGTGGGCCACATCAAAACCGCATCCCTCTGACAATGCACAGATCCTGTCCTTTGCAGTCATGTTTGTCTCAGTGTGGCAGTAGGGTCTGGAAAACTTTGCATGCGATCAGAATACAGTACAAAGAATATAAAAGTTTTCATTCCCCAAAAGAattggaaaaaaatgctttacaatCCAGATGTAATCGGCATAAGTGCTACAATTactccaccatcagtgtgtttattttctcactggATTTAATGCTTTGCTCTCTACTTCATCTTATCAGTTGATTAGTAAAATAGAGCAAGATCTACCCATAAAATTCAATTCTAGCCACTGATAGGTAAAACATCTTGAGGTGCACATGTGTATGAAATAAGAACTTCTCCaatattcacaaaaacacacatcctgAGCTGGTGAAATGAAAGGTTCGCCCTCTACACGTGTTTTATCCTCCTCTGGTGACGTGGAAGACAAGATTTAAGAGCATATGGTACTCTGGGAATCAATTCTGAAAAACGCAgttgttcaaaatgtttcttaaaaaaGTTGACTTTGTAGCCTGAGGGCTTGtattttttcacagatttttattgttgctgttccCCAGTGTCTTGTAGAGTTTCCAGCTCCACATTTTCCCACTGCACACAGACCACATTTGGCCTCCGCTGGTGGACACTCTGAGGCTGTTTCTCTGGCAGATAGCTGGGATTCCTCTGCTTGAACATCCTTAGCCTCAGGCAGCGGTTACCTCTCCCCCAGACTCACAGCCATTCAGGGCTCCCCTCCACTGTGAAGGCGTGTGTGACTACACTCCCAAAAAACACTACAAAGTTAACAGCTCCAAACTGTCTCAAATTGTATTCAGATTGTGACTCACAGATCACAGCATGCACCATTTTGACCAGTGGATAAAGTACAGCAAATTCACTAAATCACTGTAAATAGATTAGTCCAGTTAGTCCAAGGAGGACAACATGTTCAGTGCATACAGAGCAGCGCATACAATGAGTTACCTCAGTGGGACTCAGAACACCCTCTCAAGCTCTAATCCTTCAGTATCACAGAAACGTCATGTCTTATATCTTAGACCTGACAGAACCTCTCTCTTTAACGAGTGtaattttgaacattttctctgctgaATCTGAAATTTTGGATTTCTTCTTTGAGTTCTGTTCATGTTGCTCTTCAAGGCCTTCATCATGTTTGAATATGCTGTTATGTACTTTTAACTAAAGAGGGATACTTGTACTAAATTAAATTGTATTGATATTATAGTATActaaaaaataatcagataaTTAATGGCAGAATTACCGCTGATATTTTATCCAGTTTGCTCTCCCTTTCAGATCCACTCTACAGAAAGCAGTGCCTGGCCTGCAGGTCATTGATGACCAGTGGACAGATTCATCTCTATCGCCACCTACTGCTCAACAAGTCACCTTGGCCTCAGGCAGCT
This sequence is a window from Acanthopagrus latus isolate v.2019 chromosome 8, fAcaLat1.1, whole genome shotgun sequence. Protein-coding genes within it:
- the lrriq1 gene encoding leucine-rich repeat and IQ domain-containing protein 1 isoform X2, translating into MDQPNEVCDTIMRELNDLVLSDTDESKEQLSFSSHEEGFDDIPPSLLSYFEISKSRAAVCERLILEDLEDFTVSHHPEDVTILSIGHDKDMMKLNEQVICDPENEENGISSDTHLLASTETETLSDRLCTHNMSLCSNNEDEEHLLFETRTLDISLNGVERKTMSEYEEERKKQQYEEMKLEENKRQIERDFQEELRKIMEAEKLHQKEIELMEKRAQEKLEQEFLLQQELISNLQRRVTEERRVREEEQNRIKRKREEEKVKMEAERKRMEEERKMREEEDKRKREEEKVKMEAERKRMEEERKMRDEEDKRKREEEKVQMEAERKRMEEERKMREEEDKRKREEEKIKMEEERKRQEEERRIREEEQRRMKEEIKIEEMKLKKEEEERGRLEREEKWREEEQIKIDWERRKLENEVRMMQEEQNKEMGEDIERKKEEEEERKREEEEGSKIEEATKEMEKMETERKMMIEIRLKKEDKGRKRKERKDKEGRVTKETEEWKEQVGVTEKEKEANDRKKMAQEKMDEEMRNGDENGNVDEEIILERKKSDKMYRKRLEEEKDRKNMEEEKDPKEVVRNQEGENRKIKEEQRPIVEDEKKNTDVRKIEEEEGVRRQTEKMRRLRVEDNYKKSEEDMRLREENNLDNRKMEHERKTKDEQNKREEVDKTMGEEMRIKEKEISKNRMMQVWGKEVNVVKAHELQEKREERSMKGRNEKKHTDKRENSSPREDSTSWSSSSLKSLLCPDGTKAIPQQQDLYKKISQTSARPSTGSVSLPVCLPEHTEQRRLSWMKDCIPWSKLSLQNRRKQKGSFRSRRGLRRAAESAGSLPPLCPESLLQSTGWKSLQEVTTVTMEDLPGCSLSTLAQCTQLRSLSLRRCSLKSLEGINHLPQLCYIDVQENDISFINCENMICLRVLKLGHNKLTSIHGLAGAENLDVLHLSHNSITRIAGLESVRRLQRLSVDHNQLISTKGLRDVYTLLHLDCSHNHLPSVEGLENSALLNTLDLRANSLTEPPSLNNQVLLRELHLDDNSISSLQSLTACWLPLLQHLSVAQNRITQLPSVSDLVSLENLDLRFNCISELQTVCESLEGCHLLQKVHLTGNPLQQESGWRSTLQKAVPGLQVIDDQWTDSSLSPPTAQQVTLASGSFLAFCQAQLQQTRDLLQQHSRELSKASSSLDAVNVSCQHFTEALQLAVDQRFAHEYGDANVADKHRAAGQTIPEETVDMGSANADKHSECPEIESTEKVPPVTLISDNIGFSTLDEKLAAESRHDTFDTGTTHPQTWPAVSKVNSGSVNTLVTKRKTSSTNLKMAPVFNCQDLDRQIAAAVVIQQLWRKYRQKCGNISSPSTAEKRGGRGGDGVKPGPGPSYINGSVVGQDHAATVIQAFWRGFTLRRRLASALAAVTCSDSGEDDTFEEVDVDEFVFDEAALEKHWTLPLCEDSPLRCYPVSEQPLSLKPTRPFSEPSQYISTVERKSKQAWVAPEQVDSERQRVSPLSSNRSKSPASTSEVSGLSKRSEKILEEWGFTNHHTALLMLKRAQNMKSKKHQQKRRREPSVRLALFRNCGFQSHPVEARNRKARHSSSDIKVPDVELGLQQAERTEQVKQDQARQWLHNQAAHSERDSESVRFLPEISSDILNGGRVQLVVPSPGACLISFDLKEAGGGRPRIHRTSTSHRWIVGQQQFNCPAVQREQLSSQKLFRSCKRRGPSS